In the Juglans microcarpa x Juglans regia isolate MS1-56 chromosome 6D, Jm3101_v1.0, whole genome shotgun sequence genome, one interval contains:
- the LOC121235392 gene encoding uncharacterized protein LOC121235392 codes for MSFGLTNALAAFMDLMNHIFKEYIDQFVIILIEDILVYSKSPEEHAKHLEVVLEILREKKLYAKLTVSLAAKDFYPWPHRGEDGIFVDPLRVEIKAAQSEDVNLQKMKIEVSEGKQLTFMVFEDGSLRFKRRLCVPAEKELLDLLPREMHGSLHTMHPSSTKMYRDLRQHYWWSGMERDVANFVAQFLTCLMVKAEHQRPSKTLQLVPIPIGEISMDFVVGFPTAPGR; via the exons ATGTCCTTTGGATTGACTAATGCTCTAGcggcttttatggatttaatgaaccATATATTCAAGGAGTACATTGACCAGTTTGTTATCATACTTATTGAAGATATCCTGGTTTATTCTAAGAGCCCGGAGGAGCATGCAAAGCACCTAGAAGTGGTCTTAGAAATTTTAAGGGAGAAGAAACTGTATGCCAAACTAACTGTGAGTTTGGCTGCAAAAGATTTCTATCCTTGGCCACATAGAGGCGAAGATGGGATTTTTGTGGATCCTTTAAGGGTTGAG ATTAAAGCTGCTCAGAGTGAAGATGTCAACCTCCAGAAGATGAAGATAGAGGTTTCAGAAGGGAAGCAGCTCACCTTTATGGTTTTTGAAGATGGGTCCCTACGGTTTAAAAGGAGACTATGTGTACCAGCAGAGAAAGAATTACTGGATCTACTACCGAGGGAGATGCACGGGTCTTTACACACAATGCATCCGAGTAGCACCAAGATGTATCGAGACCTGAGACAACACTACTGGTGGAGCGGGATGGAGAGGGATGTAGCTAATTTTGTAGCTCAATTTCTGACGTGCCTAAtggttaaggctgagcatcaaaggCCTTCAAAAACACTACAACTAGTGCCGATCCCAATTGGCGAGATTAGCATGGACTTCGTGGTAGGATTTCCTACAGCGCCGGGCAGATAA